The following are encoded in a window of Paenibacillus polymyxa genomic DNA:
- a CDS encoding molybdenum cofactor biosynthesis protein MoaE, which translates to MSVFEIVTEPIIPQAYADYVLRPEAGAVTIFTGHVREWTQGVRTLYLAYEAYVPMAQKKLTEIGREIEQKWEGTRVAIAHRIGELQIGDIAVVIAVSSPHRSDAYEANEYAIERIKEIVPIWKREIWEDGTQWVGGQKKKPGEISHD; encoded by the coding sequence ATGAGTGTATTTGAAATCGTAACGGAGCCCATTATCCCGCAGGCTTATGCGGATTATGTCCTAAGGCCGGAAGCAGGAGCGGTGACTATTTTTACAGGGCACGTACGAGAATGGACTCAAGGCGTACGGACCTTATACCTTGCTTATGAGGCCTATGTCCCCATGGCCCAAAAAAAACTCACAGAGATTGGTCGCGAAATCGAACAGAAATGGGAAGGGACGCGAGTGGCAATCGCGCACCGCATTGGCGAGCTTCAAATCGGTGATATCGCCGTTGTCATTGCCGTTTCTTCACCTCACCGTTCGGATGCGTATGAGGCAAATGAATACGCGATCGAACGAATTAAAGAAATAGTTCCTATTTGGAAACGAGAGATTTGGGAAGATGGAACGCAGTGGGTCGGAGGTCAAAAGAAAAAGCCGGGGGAGATCAGTCATGATTAA
- a CDS encoding ThiF family adenylyltransferase, which produces MNERYSRQILFRPIGGEGQRNLSAAVVTIIGCGALGSAIAETLVRAGVGELHLVDRDYVEVSNLQRQQLFTEQDAAEMQPKVMAAEKRLKAIREDVRLHTYLDNLDAELVQELASKSILLMDATDNFETRLLINDAALKTGIPWIYGACVGSTGVVFPFVPGESACLRCLLPSLPAINQTCDTAGIISPAVQVTAALQCAEAMKWLSGRRDKMRRKVHLFDLWENTQMDIGISRIRNQDCPTCGEHPTFPALTASRRSAYAALCGRNVVQVLPDPQRPITLDDAEKMGRLIADRVKRTPYFVEFYAFKHRMILFKNGRLLIHGVRSVANGQKLYHQLFG; this is translated from the coding sequence ATGAATGAACGTTATTCCAGACAGATCTTATTTAGACCCATTGGTGGCGAAGGGCAGCGTAATCTATCCGCTGCTGTCGTCACCATTATCGGTTGCGGGGCACTGGGTTCCGCCATTGCCGAAACATTGGTAAGAGCGGGCGTTGGAGAGCTGCATCTTGTTGACCGGGATTATGTAGAGGTGTCGAATCTGCAACGTCAGCAGTTGTTTACGGAGCAGGACGCTGCGGAAATGCAGCCCAAGGTCATGGCAGCCGAAAAAAGGCTGAAAGCCATACGAGAAGACGTGCGCTTGCACACATATCTCGATAACTTGGATGCCGAGCTTGTTCAAGAACTTGCCAGCAAAAGTATATTGCTAATGGATGCTACGGACAATTTCGAAACTCGTCTACTTATCAACGATGCTGCACTGAAGACAGGAATTCCATGGATTTACGGAGCCTGTGTTGGAAGCACAGGCGTTGTTTTTCCATTCGTGCCGGGAGAGTCTGCTTGTTTACGCTGCCTTCTGCCATCATTGCCTGCGATCAATCAGACCTGCGATACGGCTGGAATCATCTCACCCGCAGTCCAGGTGACAGCTGCCCTCCAATGTGCAGAAGCCATGAAGTGGCTGAGCGGCAGGCGTGATAAGATGCGCCGCAAGGTTCATCTTTTTGATCTATGGGAGAATACGCAGATGGACATAGGGATTTCCCGCATCCGTAACCAAGATTGTCCAACCTGTGGAGAGCATCCTACGTTTCCTGCACTGACAGCATCACGTCGCTCGGCGTATGCGGCTCTGTGCGGACGGAACGTGGTACAGGTTCTTCCAGACCCACAACGTCCGATCACGCTCGATGATGCAGAGAAAATGGGCAGGCTTATAGCAGATCGTGTAAAAAGAACCCCTTATTTCGTTGAATTTTATGCTTTTAAGCATCGAATGATTTTATTCAAAAACGGAAGGCTTCTCATACACGGTGTACGGAGTGTTGCCAACGGTCAAAAACTATATCATCAGCTGTTCGGTTAA